One part of the Prionailurus bengalensis isolate Pbe53 chromosome B2, Fcat_Pben_1.1_paternal_pri, whole genome shotgun sequence genome encodes these proteins:
- the LOC122489049 gene encoding histone H2A-beta, sperm-like — protein MNVETSSDYNGPFFRPAFYTTAPSPSTWGRGKQGGKARAKAKTRSSRAGLQFPVGRVHRLLRKGNYAERVGAGAPVYLAAVLEYLTVEILELAGNAARDNKKTRIIPRHLQLAIRNDEELNKLLGRVTIAQGGV, from the exons ATGAATGTC GAAACATCCAGTGACTATAATGGCCCCTTCTTCAGACCGGCTTTTTACACAACAGCCCCTTCTCCAAGCACGTGGGGGCGCGGGAAGCAGGGCGGCAAGGCTCGCGCCAAGGCCAAGACGCGCTCGTCGCGGGCCGGGCTGCAGTTCCCGGTGGGCCGCGTGCACCGCCTGCTCCGCAAGGGCAACTACGCCGAGCGGGTGGGGGCCGGCGCGCCGGTGTACCTGGCGGCCGTGCTCGAGTACCTGACGGTCGAGATCCTGGAGCTGGCGGGCAACGCGGCCCGCGACAACAAGAAGACGCGCATCATCCCGCGCCACCTGCAGCTGGCCATCCGCAACGACGAGGAGCTCAACAAGCTGCTGGGCCGCGTCACCATCGCGCAGGGCGGCGTC
- the LOC122490277 gene encoding histone H1.3, with the protein MSETAPVAPVAPAPAEKAPVKKKAKKSGAAAGKRKASGPPVSELITKAVAASKERSGVSLAALKKALAAAGYDVEKNNSRIKLGLKSLVSKGTLVQTKGTGASGSFKLNKKAASGEAKPKAKKAGAAKPKKAAGAAKKPKKATGASTPKKSAKKTPKKAKKPAAAAAAGKKVAKSPKKVKAAKPKKAAKSPAKAKAPKPKAAKPKAAKPKATKAKKAAPKKK; encoded by the coding sequence ATGTCGGAGACCGCGCCAGTCGCTCCTGTGGCGCCCGCACCCGCAGAGAAGGCACCTGTGAAGAAGAAGGCGAAGAAGAGCGGCGCTGCCGCCGGGAAGCGCAAGGCGTCCGGGCCGCCGGTGTCCGAGCTCATCACCAAGGCCGTGGCCGCCTCCAAGGAGCGCAGCGGCGTGTCCCTGGCCGCGCTCAAGAAGGCGCTGGCGGCCGCCGGCTACGACGTGGAGAAGAACAACAGCCGCATCAAGCTGGGCCTCAAGAGCCTGGTGAGCAAGGGCACCCTGGTGCAGACCAAGGGCACCGGCGCCTCGGGCTCGTTCAAGCTCAACAAGAAGGCGGCGTCCGGGGAGGCCAAGCCCAAAGCCAAGAAGGCGGGCGCGGCCAAGCCCAAGAAGGCTGCCGGGGCGGCCAAGAAACCCAAGAAGGCGACGGGGGCCAGCACCCCCAAGAAGAGCGCCAAGAAGACCCCGAAGAAGGCGAAGAagcccgcggcggcggcggctgcgggcaAGAAAGTGGCCAAGAGCCCGAAGAAGGTGAAAGCGGCCAAACCCAAGAAGGCGGCTAAGAGCCCCGCCAAGGCCAAGGCCCCGAAGCCCAAAGCGGCCAAGCCCAAAGCTGCCAAGCCTAAGGCGACAAAGGCAAAGAAAGCTGCGCCTAAGAAGAAGTGA